The genomic window GTGAACATGCCCTTTAATAGTGCATCGATATTCTTTTCAATATCAGGCAAGGGTGAATCTTTCACTATCTCTCTGATTTTATTAGATATTTCGTTTAATTTTTCATTATTTAGCATGATAAATTTCCTTATGATTCAAGAGTTTATCAGATTTAAAGGCACATTAAGTGCATACAGACCTATTGCTATCTAAGGTGGTATTTACTAACTCATTGATTTTAATATAATAAGTAAGTTGGCACGGTAATTGCTTATATTATTGTGTGAATATAAAAATAACTAATCACATTATTTTCAGGAAATTTTTACTTAAGGGAGTTTTAAAATGCGTAAATGGCTTATTACAACAGCAGTCTTAGGGGCTCTTGCAGCGCCTTCATTTGTTTTTGCAGCTGACGCTGCACCTGCATCTGATTTTACGGCTTCATATAATGTAGGACTTTTTAGTCAATACATTTTCCGTGGCTTAACCCAAACAAATAACAAACCAGCGCTTCAAGGTGGTTTTGATGTAAGTCATAAAAGCGGTCTCTATATTGGTGGCTGGGCTTCCAACGTCAGCTGGCTCAGAGATAATGCGGGAACAAGTTTAGCCCCAGTTTACAGCTCAGGTGGGAGCTTAGAAATTGATCTCTATGGTGGATTTAAAACTGAGGTTCAAGGGATTGGTATTGATTTAGGTGCACTTCAGTATTATTACCCTGGCGCAAGAAATGTTGGTTTTGATAAGGCCAATACGACAGAGTTATATGGCGCTCTTAGCTATGGTTGGCTTCAAGCAAAAATTTCTGGTGTAGTTTCAAAAGATGCCTGGGGATTTGGCAAAAAATATAACGCTGGAACGAATGGGGATGATGAGAGAGGAACTTATTACGCTGAACTTAATGCAAATATCCCGCTTGCAGATACTGGAATTACAGCCCTCCTTCATGTAGGTCGTCAAGAATTTAATCAAGCCAGAGCCAGTTACTCAAGTCCTGATGCAAGTTATACGGACTGGAAAGTTGGGCTCACAAAAGGATTTGATGGGGGCGTAAATATCGGTGCTTTCTATACTGATACAAATATAAGTACCGCAAATGCTGCAGCCAATTGGACTTATGCTAATAAAAATATTGGCGATAGTACTGGCACAGTCTTTGTTCAAAAAACGTTCTAAAAGTAATTGTTAAGACAAAGACCTAAGGCCAAGGCCCTTTCTTAATTTTTTTAAACCTCAAGGGGAATTAACATGAAATTTGTAACAGCAATCATCAAGCCGTTTAAGCTAGATGAAGTTCGTGAAGCTCTCTCCTCCATTGGAGTTCAGGGAATCACAGTGACCGAAGTCAAAGGATTTGGTCGTCAAAAAGGCCATACGGAACTTTATCGCGGCGCCGAATACGTCATCGACTTTTTACCTAAAGTAAAAATCGAAGCAGCTATCCCAAATAAATTACTCAAACGCGCAGTTGAAGCGATTCAAAAATCAGCACTTACCGGCAAAATTGGTGACGGCAAAATTTTTGTGATGGAACTCGAAGAAGTTTATCGCATACGAACCGGTGAAGCCGGGGAGGACGCTCTTTAATCAGAGGAAACAATTATGAAAAAAATATTATTAATATTATCGTTTATGAGCATTCTATGCTTAAGCCTATTAAATTTAAATGTGGGTTTTGCCGCTGAAAATTTAGATGCTACGTCTACTTTTTCTGCAGCCGAGCCAATAATGCTTGCAGAAACATCGCCAGATGTAACTCCTGCTGCTGCAGGTGAAGCCTCCGAACCTGCGCCTGTATTAAGTGAGGGCAATACGGCTTGGATGATCGTCGCAACCGTCCTTGTGATCATGATGTCCATTCCAGGCATTGCTTTATTTTATGGTGGCCTCGTTCGATCAAAAAATATGTTGTCTGTTTTGATGCAAGTGTTTGTTACATTCTCGTTAATCTCTATTATTTGGGTGGTTTATGGTTACTCTTTAGCCTTTTCAGATGGTGGGGCTTATAACGATTACATTGGTGGCTTAAGTAAAATATTTCTAAAAGGGATTGGAACAGACACATTATCTGGAACCATTCCAGAATTTATTTTCTCTACTTTCCAATTAACTTTTGCCGCACTTACACCCGCGTTGATCGTGGGTGCATTTGCAGAGCGCATTAAATTTTCTTCATTACTCGTCTTTATGGTGTTATGGGTCACAGTAGTTTATCTGCCCGTTGCTCATATGGTTTGGGGTGGTGGTGTTCTTGCAACGCTTGGTGCAAAAGACTTTGCCGGTGGTACTGTCGTTCATATCAATGCGGGTATAGCCGCGCTTGTCGGTGCTATCGTTATTGGCAAAAGAATTGGCTACGGAAAAGAAGCAATGCCCCCTCATAACTTGGTAATGACTATGATTGGCGCGTCATTACTTTGGGTGGGTTGGTTTGGCTTTAACGTAGGCAGTGAACTCGCAGCTGATGGCACAGCAGGTTTAGTTTTAATTAATACTCAAATTGCTACCGCAGCAGCTGTGCTTGGTTGGGTCTTTATTGAATGGTTAACTCGAGGAAAGCCATCAATGCTTGGTGGTGCATCAGGTGCCATAGCTGGACTGGTAGCGATCACCCCAGCATGCGCTTTCGTGGGTCCTATGGGGGCAATTGCACTCGGCTTTATTGCAAGTATTGTCTGTTTCTATGCCGTCACATGGCTTAAAAATGCATTAGGCTACGATGACTCACTCGACGTATTTGGCGTTCACGGTGTAGGTGGAATCGTAGGTGCAATCGGCACAGGCATTTTTATGTCACCTGATCTAGGTGGTGTTGGATTTGCCGAAGGTATAACCATGTCAGATCAAGTATATATCCAGGCTATCGCGGTCGGCGTTACAGTTCTCTGGTCAGGGATTGTAAGTTATATACTTTTTAAAGTTATCGATGCGACCATGGGATTGCGAGTCAAACCTGACGCTGAAAGAGAAGGTTTAGATACATCAAGTCATGGCGAAACGGCTTACCATAACTAAAATATCCTGGAAGTAGTGACTTCTCAAGGGCGCTTTATAGCGCCCTTTTTTTATCCATAAAATTTAATCGCTTAAAGTTATAATAGAGCCCATGTTTAAAAAGTTTTCTTTTTTCAATCACGCATTTCTTAGAAATGCTTGTTTACTTATTTTAAGCCCCAAGCTTTTTTTTAATCACGGGCACATTCCACCAAAAAACCATAAAATCCCGAATCGCTTTTTTGGATTAAGCCTTACCATTGAAGATTTAATTGAAGACCCCATAGGTGCTGTTGAAATGTGTCGTCAGCATAAAATAAGAGATGTGACACTTCTTATTCCATCCAATCGTATCAGTGAATTTAGTGCGACGTTTATGGATGACCTCATTGGAAATGATATTAAATTTAATCTCAAACTGGTACTAATAAACGAGGAAGATATCTATCTAGAATGGCGGGAGCTTTTAGACCTTACATTATTAGGCTATCAAGCTCATATTGCATCGATTGAAATTGAGATGACGAGCTTTACTCGGAAAGCATTACATATGTTCTTAAATATTTGGACCATGACGTTTAATATTGCGAGACTAAAAAAGATTAAAGTCGCAGGCCCTTCCATCCCCTCGTTTAGCCCTTTCTTTAATGACATGGTATTTAAGCTTTTAAAAGACAAATATCAACTACCTGATATTCACACGATTAATTTAACCAACGAAATGGATAAAGAGCCTGAGCTTATTTATTCAAATTTCTTAATCCCCAAATTAGGTAAACTTTTTAGATTCAATCTCATAAAAAAATTAGCGCTCATTCAAAGAATTGCGGAAAGTTTTAACATCAAAACCATTTATGGAACAATTGAATTAAAGCGTCATGAAATTACTTCTTACACACTGCGAGCGATTTCTTTACTGACTGCCTCAGGCCGACTCACTAAGCTATACGTGCCCTACAAAAATGCCGAAGGTATTCTATTTCTAGTGGATCGTATGGAGGGCATGACTTATCTGGGTTCTTTATTTCATGATGCATCTTTTGAAATTCATCACTTTAAAAATGAGAGAGAGCAAATGCATGCGATATGGGCGCGAGATGATAAAACTTTAAATCCAGAAAATTTTTATCATATTGAAGATATCTTCTCTGCTAAGATATTCGATAGTCATGGTGACATCATTGATCGTAATGAATTCAAAATTACAGATACCCCCATCTACCTTGTCTGGAGATCGATGAACCCTATTACCTTCATTGATACACCAAAAGCCCTAGATATTAATGTCGCCAATATCATGGCCCTATCATGAAAATCATGAGGTCTAATTCATTACCTGTTCCGTGTATTTAATATAGATGCAGCCTATAGTTTCTCTAATGCATCTTGAATGCAGATCGTTTAACTCTTATAGGAGAAATATTATGTGGACAACTCCAGCAGCTACAGAAATGCGTTTTGGCTTTGAAGTAACTATGTACGTAATGAACAAGTAATTGTTCGTAAACTACGGTTACATAAAAAAGGAAGCTTAGCTTCCTTTTTTTTATTTGGAAGATTCCTCAATACGATTGCGTTTCACGGCAAATTCTTGAGTCGCGATTGGAAATACATAATCCTTAGGGAGTAATGCCCAAATTTTTCCCTGTTGTTTCATCGATCCCGCTTTTCTTCCCGCCTCTTCCCCAGTGCCCCAATAGAAATCTGCGCGAACACCGCCTCGAATTGCCCCGCCTGTATCTTGAGCAACCACTAAGCGATCGAGAGAATCATTGGTATTAGGTTGGGTTGTAGATAAGAAAATAGGCGCCCCTAATGGAATAAATTTAGGATCGATCGCAACACTTCGCTCGGCTTCAATCGATACCCCTAAAGCACCAATCGGACCTGGTAAATCATCTGGTAATTTTCTAAAAAATACATAGCTAGTATTCATGTTTAAAAATGCTTTAAGTTTCACAATATTTTTTCTAGCCCAATCTTTGATGCCTTCCATCGAAGCTTCAGCCATGGTGATTTCTTTTTTCTGAATGAGTGCTGAACCGATCGCTTTAAATGGATGGCCATTTTGATCGGCATACCCAATTTGCATAGTTTCTCCATTATCAAAATGAATAATGCCTGATCCTTGAATCTCTAAAAAGAAAGCCTCTACAGGATCTTCTACCCAAACAATTTCATTTCCTGCCAAAGGGGTGCCTTGCCCATCAATCTCGGCTCTTGATAAGTAGGGGACTAATTTGTTTCCCACTACTTTCCCACGCAAACGTTTTGATTTAAGTTCTGGATAAACTTCACTTAAATCCACAGTAATCAAATCTTTGGGCGTTGTGTAAAGCGGGATTTTGTAATGCGACGTTTTAACCTTACTACCTTTTAAGATAGGCTGATAATAACCAGTAATGATACCGGTTTCAGAGCCATCAATATTACTTGCGATATACACATTAAAATAGTTTTTAAAATAGTTTTTAATATTTTCATCACTTGGCTCTTTAATGTCATCTGCAACATCACATACTTTTTTCCAAGCTTCTTTTTGTTTTAAAGCAGAACAGCTTCTAAGCCATGCTGTCCAAGCAGGAATAAGATTGTCACTTTCAAATGAGGATTCAATCGCGCCCCAGTCTGATTTTTTTAGAAGGCCGTAATCAGGAATTTTTGCTATATCTTCTTTTTCTGTTTTAATTTTTGGGCAATCACAATTAGGTTTTGTAACAGAAACTTTTTCTCCCTTATTGGGAACATCTACGCATGAGACAAGAAATAAAGTAAGTAAGAATACAATGAAATGTCTCATTTAATGGAGCGTCCTTGGCATCGATAAAATAAACATAGGAATTTCTGCATCAAATGATGTGCCATCTTCGGACACCATCTGATAACTGCCGTGCATGGAGCCTACAGGTGTGTTAATTTCAGTCCCGCTAGTATAAGTATACGACTCATGCGGTTGAATCAGAGGCTGTTCACCCACTACCCCTAAACCTTTCACTTCAAAAGATTCTTCATTAGCGTCTGTAATAATCCAATGACGGCTCACAAGCTGCGCTGGAATCAATCCATCATTGCTGATCGTAACGGTGTAATTGAAAAAATAACGGTTATGCTCAATGCTAGATTTTTCTTCTACAAAATGAGTTTCAACATTAATACGAATCGCATGTAATTTTGAAGATCCCATAATATTAGGAAATCATGCCTTGTGTGGGGGAGGTGGGTGATGCTGAATATAATTTCTTAGCCATTCGTCCTGCAAGGTATGCTTCGCGCCCAGCCTCAATGGCTTTTTTCATAGCACTTGCCATCATGATTGGATCATTTGCACTTGCAATTGCTGTATTCATGAGGACACCTTCGCAACCTAATTCCATAGCAATCGCAGCATCTGAAGCGGTACCCACACCTGCGTCTACTAAAACAGGAACTTTTGCATGTTCAATAATAATTTGTAAATTCCATGGATTTAAAATACCCATGCCAGAGCCAATGAGAGAAGCCAAAGGCATGATGGCACAGCAACCAATGTTTTCAAGTTCTTTTGCCACAATCGGATCATCTGATGTGTACACCATCACATCAAAACCTTCTTTAATTAAAATTTCTGCGGCTTTTAAAGTTTCCATCACGTTGGGATAAAGTGTTTTAGGGTCACCTAAGACTTCTAATTTGACAAGCGTATGGCCATCTAATAATTCTCGGGCCAAACGAAGTGTTCTCACCGCATCATCGGCTGAATAACAACCTGCCGTATTAGGAAGATAAGTAAAACGATTGGGTGGCACAAAATCAAGAAGAGATGGCTCACCTTCATTTTGACCAATATTAGTTCGGCGAATCGCAACTGTAATAATTTCTGCACCACTCGCATCAATCGCGAGTCTTGTTTCCTGAAAATCTTTATATTTACCAGTACCTACCAATAGTCTTGATTGGTAACTTTTACCTGCGATGATAAGTGAATCTTTTTTTTGTGCCATCTTAACCACCACCAACTGCGCCAACAATTTCTAATTGGTCGCCATCTTGGAGCAAGATATTTTGGAATTCAGATTTTGAAATAATCATGCCGTTCTTTTCGATTGCAATTCGCTTACCTAAAAGATTAAGTTGTATGACTAATCCTTCGATTGTCATCGAAGTGTCATCAAAAGATTTTATATTACCGTTAATTTTAAGATTCATGGATGTGGCTTTATTCGTCAAACATTGAATTTTTTAATAAATTTAGAGTCGTAATTCAATGGAACACAATTCCATAGAGTTAAATACAATCCCAAAAGGAAAAGCTATATGCAAAATTATAATACAGATTCGCTGAATACATTGCCTCAGAGCAAAGACGAGACAGATCATTTAATTCCGTTGGAAAAGAAAACCACGCCGATTGAATTAACTACCGATGAAAAGCTTCGCCGTAAACGCTGGCTCGAGTCAATCTCAGATTGCGTTTAAGCAAGCTTGCGTTGGAAAAGTTTTAAAGCTAAGTCGTAACCTAAAAGTGCCAACTCAGGATCATAGCGCTCACCTTCGTCACGCATAAAGGCATGTTGGCCATTAAACTCATGCCACGTAAATGCTAATTGAGCATCAAGCATTTTTTCATAAACGACTTTACGGCCTTGTTCTGGAATATGGTTGTCTTGTTTGCCCCAAATCATTAGGAGCTCACCCTTGATATCTTTTAAGCGATTCATGGAATGCTGATTAGGTTTGTTTGGAATCACATTGGTATGTAAATCTGTCGCATAAAAACATGCGGTGGCTTCAATCTCGGGTTGAAGTGCTGCTCTAAAAGCTAAGTGCCCGCCAATACAAAATCCCATAGCCCCGATATGGCCTGAAAACCAAGGTTGTTTTTTGATCCATGCAATCATTGCTTGATTGTCAGCGTCATAACCCTCAACGTCTTTTGCAGACTTATCCGCATTACCTTTATCACGTCCTGCGTCATCGTAAGCTAAGACTGTGCCAATTGGATTTAACTCGTGAAAGACTTCAGGCACTAACACAGTGAATCCATGACCCGCAATGATTTTGGCTGCACGTTCAATCGGACCTGTTTGCTGAAAAATTTCTGAATAAAAAAGAATTGCGGGGGTCTTTTTATGCGTGAGAGGCTTATGCACATAAGTACGCATAATGCCTGTAGGGGTATTTAAATCAACGAATTCTGACTGAATTAACATGCTTCATCCTAAGCTTAATAAGGGGTTAATAGAAAAACGGAATCCCTTATTTTACTTGATTCGAAGCGAGTTTAAAGTGAATTTTAGTAGTCTGAACTGCGGCCTGTAGAGTAATTTAAAGGAGCGTCATTTTGCCACTCACCACAATCGACACACTGGTGATCTTCCATGGTCGGGCAATATTGCAAATGAGTTGCCTGGCACTTATAACAGCTCGCGGCTTTCTCATGGTGATCATGAATCTCCGCAGATACTTTGTCACTTCCAAGACCATACTTATTATCCATAAGACCCTCCCTTAAAAAATCAAATGGTGA from Candidatus Methylopumilus planktonicus includes these protein-coding regions:
- a CDS encoding murein transglycosylase A; its protein translation is MRHFIVFLLTLFLVSCVDVPNKGEKVSVTKPNCDCPKIKTEKEDIAKIPDYGLLKKSDWGAIESSFESDNLIPAWTAWLRSCSALKQKEAWKKVCDVADDIKEPSDENIKNYFKNYFNVYIASNIDGSETGIITGYYQPILKGSKVKTSHYKIPLYTTPKDLITVDLSEVYPELKSKRLRGKVVGNKLVPYLSRAEIDGQGTPLAGNEIVWVEDPVEAFFLEIQGSGIIHFDNGETMQIGYADQNGHPFKAIGSALIQKKEITMAEASMEGIKDWARKNIVKLKAFLNMNTSYVFFRKLPDDLPGPIGALGVSIEAERSVAIDPKFIPLGAPIFLSTTQPNTNDSLDRLVVAQDTGGAIRGGVRADFYWGTGEEAGRKAGSMKQQGKIWALLPKDYVFPIATQEFAVKRNRIEESSK
- the thiS gene encoding sulfur carrier protein ThiS, whose product is MTNKATSMNLKINGNIKSFDDTSMTIEGLVIQLNLLGKRIAIEKNGMIISKSEFQNILLQDGDQLEIVGAVGGG
- a CDS encoding ammonium transporter; translated protein: MKKILLILSFMSILCLSLLNLNVGFAAENLDATSTFSAAEPIMLAETSPDVTPAAAGEASEPAPVLSEGNTAWMIVATVLVIMMSIPGIALFYGGLVRSKNMLSVLMQVFVTFSLISIIWVVYGYSLAFSDGGAYNDYIGGLSKIFLKGIGTDTLSGTIPEFIFSTFQLTFAALTPALIVGAFAERIKFSSLLVFMVLWVTVVYLPVAHMVWGGGVLATLGAKDFAGGTVVHINAGIAALVGAIVIGKRIGYGKEAMPPHNLVMTMIGASLLWVGWFGFNVGSELAADGTAGLVLINTQIATAAAVLGWVFIEWLTRGKPSMLGGASGAIAGLVAITPACAFVGPMGAIALGFIASIVCFYAVTWLKNALGYDDSLDVFGVHGVGGIVGAIGTGIFMSPDLGGVGFAEGITMSDQVYIQAIAVGVTVLWSGIVSYILFKVIDATMGLRVKPDAEREGLDTSSHGETAYHN
- a CDS encoding P-II family nitrogen regulator; its protein translation is MKFVTAIIKPFKLDEVREALSSIGVQGITVTEVKGFGRQKGHTELYRGAEYVIDFLPKVKIEAAIPNKLLKRAVEAIQKSALTGKIGDGKIFVMELEEVYRIRTGEAGEDAL
- a CDS encoding dienelactone hydrolase family protein translates to MLIQSEFVDLNTPTGIMRTYVHKPLTHKKTPAILFYSEIFQQTGPIERAAKIIAGHGFTVLVPEVFHELNPIGTVLAYDDAGRDKGNADKSAKDVEGYDADNQAMIAWIKKQPWFSGHIGAMGFCIGGHLAFRAALQPEIEATACFYATDLHTNVIPNKPNQHSMNRLKDIKGELLMIWGKQDNHIPEQGRKVVYEKMLDAQLAFTWHEFNGQHAFMRDEGERYDPELALLGYDLALKLFQRKLA
- a CDS encoding thiazole synthase; translation: MAQKKDSLIIAGKSYQSRLLVGTGKYKDFQETRLAIDASGAEIITVAIRRTNIGQNEGEPSLLDFVPPNRFTYLPNTAGCYSADDAVRTLRLARELLDGHTLVKLEVLGDPKTLYPNVMETLKAAEILIKEGFDVMVYTSDDPIVAKELENIGCCAIMPLASLIGSGMGILNPWNLQIIIEHAKVPVLVDAGVGTASDAAIAMELGCEGVLMNTAIASANDPIMMASAMKKAIEAGREAYLAGRMAKKLYSASPTSPTQGMIS
- the pqqA gene encoding pyrroloquinoline quinone precursor peptide PqqA; this translates as MWTTPAATEMRFGFEVTMYVMNK
- the apaG gene encoding Co2+/Mg2+ efflux protein ApaG — protein: MGSSKLHAIRINVETHFVEEKSSIEHNRYFFNYTVTISNDGLIPAQLVSRHWIITDANEESFEVKGLGVVGEQPLIQPHESYTYTSGTEINTPVGSMHGSYQMVSEDGTSFDAEIPMFILSMPRTLH
- a CDS encoding TorF family putative porin; protein product: MRKWLITTAVLGALAAPSFVFAADAAPASDFTASYNVGLFSQYIFRGLTQTNNKPALQGGFDVSHKSGLYIGGWASNVSWLRDNAGTSLAPVYSSGGSLEIDLYGGFKTEVQGIGIDLGALQYYYPGARNVGFDKANTTELYGALSYGWLQAKISGVVSKDAWGFGKKYNAGTNGDDERGTYYAELNANIPLADTGITALLHVGRQEFNQARASYSSPDASYTDWKVGLTKGFDGGVNIGAFYTDTNISTANAAANWTYANKNIGDSTGTVFVQKTF